One Notolabrus celidotus isolate fNotCel1 chromosome 18, fNotCel1.pri, whole genome shotgun sequence DNA window includes the following coding sequences:
- the LOC117829592 gene encoding uncharacterized protein LOC117829592, with the protein MCLKAAGSVFLALLVLFPMTVQESSPGCVTYKHRVTCGLKGLSVDFPCSYPRDVQDIQISEWYRSYSREAKPLKQISDYSSRLGYFERGNGNCTLKLKDLKKKDAMTYYFKYIARNETGHHFKCRGHPGVSLNVLDSAVQILVGEHIRGQNVSTVMEGQRITLTCVPTCAANLNSTPGYIWYKNRQQLNDRRENSHLLSLDPISDKDTGSYVCAMMGYEDFPSSAINIRVQKKHINTVSVSARSPTNDSVTTLKPGDDVQTSTDQRKRRQCVSPVYERPNQNFHVTLDVSAMPSEYATMNPVQRCSASETIYENLQLRNLMK; encoded by the exons ATGTGTCTGAAGGCAGCAGGAAGTGTATTTTTGGCCCTTCTGGTGCTGTTTCCTATGACAG ttcaAGAATCCTCCCCCGGGTGTGTGACCTACAAACACAGAGTAACCTGTGGCTTGAAGGGCTTATCTGTAGACTTTCCCTGCAGTTATCCCAGAGATGTTCAAGACATCCAGATATCAGAATGGTACAGAAGCTATTCCAGGGAAGCTAAACCATTAAAACAGATTTCTGATTATTCATCACGACTGGGGTACTTTGAACGTGGAAACGGCAATTGCACATTGAAACTTAAGGacctaaaaaagaaagatgcaaTGACTTATTATTTTAAGTACATTGCAAGAAATGAAACAGGACATCACTTCAAATGTAGAGGTCACCCCGGTGTGAGTCTCAATGTTTTAGACTCTGCTGTTCAAATCCTTGTTGGGGAACATATTAGGGGACAGAACGTCTCTACAGTGATGGAGGGTCAGAGGATAACTCTGACCTGTGTCCCCACCTGTGCTGCCAATCTGAACTCCACCCCAGGCTACATCTGGTACAAGAACAGACAGCAATTAAATGACAGGAGAGAAAACTCTCATCTCTTGTCTTTGGACCCAATCAGTGACAAGGATACTGGTAGTTATGTCTGTGCCATGATGGGCTATGAAGACTTCCCCTCATCTGCCATCAACATCAGAGTACAGAAGAAACACATCAACACTGTTTCTGTGTCAGCCAGAAGCCCAACAAATGACAGTGTAACGACTCTGAAACCTGGGGATGATGTTCAGACCTCCACAGATCAAAG GAAGAGGAGGCAATGTGTGAGTCCGGTTTACGAGCGTCCCAACCAAAACTTCCACGTGACTCTGGATGTCAGCGCCATGCCTTCTGAGTATGCGACAATGAATCCAGTGCAACGCTGCTCAGCTTCTGAAACTATTTATGAGAACTTACAGCTCAGAAACTTAATGAAGTGA